CTGATATTCTATAGACTTAAGTCGAATTATATATCTAAACAGTCATTGCTATGTGTGACTTATGTTTGCTTGTGAAGCCATGCCCTGAAGCTTTTGTACCTGCATTAGACACGGTGCTTGCTCCAGACACAGACTGCATTAAGTATCGAACCATGCCCAATAATCTGCAATTTGATCTAGACCCTATCTTATGTCTAGGTTACCGTCAAGAAAGCTTATAAATACTTTAACCGTAGACTATGATTGAATGATTATACCTTTCGTCAATTAGATTAAATGATTTTGCAACTTTTAAAATGAGACaggtttatataaacatataatcatATCAAATCAGTACATAATTAGCGTCCCACTAAGActgttaatgttaataaaatagtGGAAACAGCAGGCACAAGCTATATCTTATAAcctaaacattatttcaaaacacgaatatatgttttgcttttagttgaaataaatttgtatcTACACTTTATCTCATTTACGCACACAGGTAATTGGCTTTTCAATGTATTAAGGTTAAGGGTCGCTTTTACTTAAAACGTGGAACTGTTGATGCATAGGAATGTAGTTTCATTATCAATATGTTTCACTTCACAACCAAGGCCACCAGGATGCTGGGTATGAGGGAAATTCCCAACTAAGTGTATATCATAAGGATTGGTAAGTGAAATAGTGCACGTTAAAACGGTTCGTGGTTTTTAAAATCTTGTCTGGATGGCGATACATTAATTATGATATACTCCATAGCTAATAtaatttattagtatttaaatCAACCTAGTAGCAATTCAAAGAATTGGTATTCTGTAAGATGATCCGATTtactataaaacaaataacaatgacaGGATCATGTggggtaggggggggggggtatcatCACAAGGCATTTTGTACGAAGTACAGATTTAAGAGTGTGTTCCTTGTGTGCGGAATTATTAGTAAATTTAGACAGTAATACAAACTTTATTGAAGGCAGTAATACAAACTTTATTTAACGCAGTAATACGAACTTTATTTTAGGCAGTAATACATACTTTATTTAAGGCAGTAATACAAACTTTATTTTAGGCAGTAATACGAACTTTATTTAACGCAGTAATACGAACTTTATTTAACGCAgtaatacaaacttaaattaaggcagtaaaacatactttattttaGGCAATAATACAAACTTTATTTAAGGCAGTAATACATACTTTATTTAAGGcagtaatacatatttattttaggcagtaatacacactttatttcaagcagtaataaaaacatttttaaagcagTAATACATATCTATTTAAGgcagtaatatttattttattttaggcAGTAATACATGCTTTATTTTTGACGTTATACATACTTATTTTAGGCAGTAATACAAGTGTTATTTTAGACAGTTATACAGAATGTATTTTTGGCAGtaaaacaatctttttttaGGCAGTAATacgaattttattttatgcagTAATACAAACTTTAATTTAGGAAGTAATACGAACTGTATTTTAGGCAGTAATACATACTTTATTTTAGACAGTAATACATACTTTATTTTAGGCAGTAAAACATACTTGATTTTATGCGGTAATACGAACTCgtttttgcaaactgtgaaaacataGTATggatgtttaataaaatgatcgatttaacattttatcaaagaaacaaaatcaagCGGATGCGCTTAAACATACGAGATTACTGCAAGTAATAATGATtgactttaatttaaaatcattgagGTATAAAATTTAATGTCCTACTAAAAGTATAcacatttaaagaataaatatttgaattacagTCCAATCGATGTTGGAAACAAACATGGCGCATCAGAAACAAACGTCCTTGCGACTTCTTGCGTTGGAACCTTCACAATCAAAGTTTTAATTGTGTAGTCCTTAAGATGAATGAAAGGTTGCagtacaagttttatttcagtgtCGAGACTTAGGATGGAAAGGTTTGGCTTGGTGctgttatttttctttcttgCTGCTGGATATAATTTGTGGAGTACTGATGGTCTGCTCGTTTTAGATGTCGGAAAGGTTTGGCTCCATTGGCGTTTCGCTCGTTCTTGCTTCTTGTGGTAGTAAAAATGATTAGAAATGATGATTAAGATATGTTAAAGTTTGAGTTTATTTGACTGGTGATTATAGTGATTTGTTCATTCTTGCTGCTGACATTGTTTGCTTGGTGTAACTGGTTTGGTCGCTCTTGCTgcttgatgtgttttattgggTTCTGTTTGTGTATTGCTTTTTTGCTATTGAAGAAATTTGACTGGGTACCGTTCGTGTATTGCTCTTCTTGCTACTTTAGATGTTTTCCTGGGTGCCGTTCATGTCTTGCTCTTTCTTACCCCTGGAAATGATCGGTTTGGTCGTGTAgctgttttattgtttcttgTGGCCGTTGATTATTTGGGTGGGCAGAACTGGTTTGTTAATTTCCTTACAAATGTCCAAAGCGAAACGTCAGACCATGAATGAATTTTAAGAGGTTTTTTCTCCATTCGAAAACTTATCATCAAAAATGTCACATTCATAGTTTAATTACATCTCAAGATGTGATATTACAGTGTGTTCTATGTTACTGTAATGTTAGGTTtcctttttttctgttttaagtgCCATTTATCAAGAACGTTACTATTATAACACCAGAGTCACACTATGAACACGAATACCTGTAGTCGTTTATACTTTCATATTGGGAGTCACTAGATGGTCGAGGCACTAGGTAACTGTCATTGGCAGGAGCAATGCTGTTTTGCACTTGTTCATTAGCTGTCGGCATCGTCAGGTAACTTCCTCCTGAGGGTTGGGGCACTAAATAACTGTCCCTGGCAGGATGTTCACTGCCTTCTGCTTGGCTATCAGCCTGTGTCATTGTTAGGTAACTTCCAGTTGATGTTTCGGTCACTTCGTAATTGTCCCTGTTATTATTGTCGTTGTTTTGCAAATGTCCTCCGTCGTTTGTCAGAGTTAAATAAGTGTTGATTGACGACGGTATTTGGGTGTAATCTGTATCTGTTCTGTTCTCCCGGTGAGCAAGTGGTTGGTATGTGTTATCTTCATGCTCAGTAGTTGATGATGGCTGTGGAACATGCGTTGTGTTTGACGTATTGTTAGATTGAAAGGACAGGGACTCGTAATTTGGCGGGGATTCTGTGGTTTTAAGCTGCGCATGCGCGATGTGAGTGTGACCATTCAAGCTAGGCGATGTGCCATGTACATTTGTGGTTTGTTGATTGGTCCCGCCACTGTATACGGCTGTCTGTGGATAATATGTCGGAGGTATTGATGTATGATATGGTGGCATTGCTATGACCTGAACATTTGGCCCtgaaaaaagaagaatatttttgtattttgaaacaatGTATGAGTTGAATATATTCACATGATGACAATATAGATTGTAATTAATAACCGATGTCCTGCGTTTAATAAATCGAATGTGAATGCGCTCGTCCATGAACATCTTTGTTTTATAGccaatttgaaagcattttgcAAACTACATTTCTACATTTTCAGTATTAAGGTCATgtgataatgtaaacaatatcTAACTTGTTGCATCAATTTGTTTACCTATCATTTCCGGGGCATTACCAAGCTGGTTGACTTGACCTCGCTGTCCTGGTGACCGTCTACAGCAACATATTACAGCGATAATGACCGCTATTACAAGTACAGCTCCAATAACACTTAACACTATGGAAAAGGTAGCACCCATCCTTATATGTGTTACGGGAAAAAATCCAAAACACACAAATCACTGTTTACAAAAGCTATGTGGTGCAACAGTTTAAAGTTTAATACGTTTCAAATTGGTATTTCGAGATTTGAGTGTTCTGTCTACGCATTTAAGCGTCACGCCTACTTGAGTACGTATCTCAAGTTTCTTTTCCTTTTCATATTAAAAGTAACAAGTAAACAATCACCTTTCAATGAATTCAGATACTACTTAAACTTTGTATCATGCAGCAGTAAACAAATCAATACTATATGCGAAATTTATTCGAAAGAGTTCACTTTGATCCTTGCGTTTCTTTATTCGAATAAGTATCATGAGTAATTCCTAATTGGGTAATTCCATATAGTAGCGAGGCTTAACCGCCCTCTGAATAGATTGGTTTATCAACAGAcgatttttcttttctttgatTTATAACATGCAAAAGTACCATCTATTTAACTACTACGTCTAAAGTCAGGGAGTGTTCAACGTTAACATCTCTTTCTAAACCTCCAGCTTGAATATTGAGAATATACCACAAATTCGTCATGCTGTATTCGTTAAATTGCATCgataaaacactattttatttctttcgGGCATACGTTCTATCTGATAAACAAAACCAAACATTGATTAAAGGTCCATTACCTATCGTTTTGGATAACGTTTCAATCCACTTCGAAAATTGTGATATAATTAGTTCAGAATTTAATTGAATCTTATATCGTACCTTCTGGACGGAGGTTTTGGCTTATTTTTTCCATtggtttactttttaatatgatgattagtTATTCTCCATttaatattatgtatgttttaagtgttcctaaggatattttaatttatgtttactttttcatattttcagccAAACATGAATAACTTATGTATGAACCTGATCAAGAAAAAAACACCGACTCTATAGGACTGGAAAATATACCCCATATCGGTTAATAAGGTTTACAATAAAGCAAATATGGTATAATATGGTGTGGAAAACCGCAATCTTAGCAGTGGCTCAACAGATGGGCAGACAACTCTACTAATCCCATCGGTTGTCGACTGTATAACATAGTCCTCTTCCAAAGCAACTCCTCTTTGCGACGTCTACAAGCCAGCGAATTAAAATCCAACTTCTATAATTACGTTCATGCATATAGTTTCATGATACTGAAGGATAAGTCgataattttaaatttaggACAGAGGATATAATAAAAGCTCAAACTTCTTtcctcaattattttttatgtatgtctTGACCAatgtatctttttattttatttaaacgaaTTTAGAATTGTCTTATTTGGTAACATTATGCGGTTGACGAAGGGCAACGAAGCTATGTAtatttttgacacaaaaaagacTAGACCTGATGAAGAATTTGATTAAGTTaatgtacaatgttttatttcatttaaatgcaaataagtGATGGGCCTTTTAATACATAAGATTATGCGTCGCTTTAActttaaatgtgaaatttgtGAAGCGTAGAAATATGGTTTAATCATCGATATGCTCTACTTTACAACCCATGCTACAGGATGTTGTGTTTAAGATGCGTATCAGGGAAATTCCCTACTAAGTGTTTATCATAAGGATGGGTTAGTGAAATCGTAAACTTGAAAACGTTCTGATAATTAAGCCCATATCTTGATGTCGATATTTTAATGACgatacacttaaaataaaagttaagtaTTTGTAACCTCTATTAGTCATTTAAAGTATTGATATTAAATGagattgtttttgtatttaagaaTTACAAAGGCAAGACATTGAGGACTGGAACGAAGGATAgattttaatgtaataaaatcataatttagggtaaacttaacattttcttcacTCTATTAAATGTGCAACatgaaatgcattaaaataatgaagaagGCACTTTTATTTACCAGAAtcagaaattaaaattaaatcaattttgatgGTTTTACAGGCTTAAGTTGTCATTATGACGGGTCATTTTACCCAAAGTTTGAATTCTAAGTAAAAGGGATCGTCTTATAAGCAAGTCGATTGAccttataaatgtatttcaaatataaggGACCGTCCTATATACGAGTTTTAAGATCTAATGACGGTCTTATCAATGATCTTGTGATGTTGCTTTTGTTTCGAATAGATCTAGAGTACATTGTGTGATTTAGACAGGCATCGAATTAATAGCTTTCATACTAACTGCTAACATCTTCAATAAAAGTAACGAGTCAGATAGTTCCACCAATATCTTTATAAGTGTTTTGAGGCGATAATACGAATTTGCTTGTATTTATAGTGAATATGTTGTAACGCTGGTGTAAATAACAAAACTCAACGCAGCTAATACTTCCCTTTCAATTGAAGTTATCACCATTATAATTctatgttttgatatgaaagAATAGTTCGTTTAAAATCTTTCAAATAAGTAATATACTCAGTACATGCTGAGTATTATTGaataaacgttttgttttgcaATTGCTAAAAAAACCGGATTGCGAATacattaataaatcaatatttcattcagAAAGTCACGGATGAATTTGCAACATGGGTTTATGGCATacacttgaaaataaatacataacttTAAAGATGCCCTCTTACTCCcgaataagatttaacacaattaatacaaatgtttaaatataccaaaaagggtgaataaatgtcgaagacaatggttctgatgaaggataccgagtgtAATTtgaaacacagtatttctaccttatgagaagATGGTGGATCACAgtgaatcttttagcattcaccaaccatttaatatttttgcgttttcagctattaaatacacggttacaatcttgttatcagtaattaatattttccatcaatgcattatttagtaaattg
This genomic stretch from Mya arenaria isolate MELC-2E11 chromosome 10, ASM2691426v1 harbors:
- the LOC128206071 gene encoding uncharacterized protein LOC128206071, coding for MGATFSIVLSVIGAVLVIAVIIAVICCCRRSPGQRGQVNQLGNAPEMIGPNVQVIAMPPYHTSIPPTYYPQTAVYSGGTNQQTTNVHGTSPSLNGHTHIAHAQLKTTESPPNYESLSFQSNNTSNTTHVPQPSSTTEHEDNTYQPLAHRENRTDTDYTQIPSSINTYLTLTNDGGHLQNNDNNNRDNYEVTETSTGSYLTMTQADSQAEGSEHPARDSYLVPQPSGGSYLTMPTANEQVQNSIAPANDSYLVPRPSSDSQYESINDYRYSCS